The genomic DNA GAGGGCATAGACCTCGTTGCCCGTGGCGGTCGGCTTGAGCGGTTTGCTCTGGCGATCGAGCAGTTCAGCGCCAAGCGTTGTTTCGAGGTTCTGTACACGCCGCGTCAGACCGGGCTGCGTCAGATGAAGACGTTCCGCGGCGCGCACCATGGAGCCGCCCTCGACGACTGCAACGAACGCCTCGAGATCACGTGTGTTCAAAGCAAACTCGCATAATTACTATACGTATATTTCAATTGTCGCATATTTGGCGTGTGGCTACGATGGGTCGTATTCAGTCTTCTGAGCCCATTTCGATGAATCCCTCTGCCCAAACGCGCGCCAACACAACTGCAGCCGTTTGCGCCGAATGCCCTGACGCGCCTACCCTCACGCCGCTGCTCACTGCCTTCTTCGCGATCGCAGTCGGCCTGATCGTGATGAACCTGTTTGCCGCGCAACCGCTGACCGGCGCGATCAGCCGCAGTCTGCATCTTGCGCCGCAGTTCGCGGGATTGACGGCGATGCTGCCGCAGTTCGGTTATGCGGCCGGTCTGGTACTCCTCGTGCCGCTTTGCGATCTGCTGGAAAACCGCCGCCTGATCGTGAGCATGCTGGTGTGCTGCGCCGTCGTCCTCGCAATCGCGATGTTCACCGGTTCACGCGGCGTGTTCCTGGCCGCGTTATTCGCTGCCGGTGCGGCATCGAGCGTGATTCAGATGCTGGTGCCGATGGCTGCGTCGATGGCGCCGGATAGTCACCGCGGACGCGCAGTCGGCAATGTGATGAGCGGCGTGATGCTTGGCATCGTGTTGTCGCGACCTGCCGCCAGTCTGATCGCCGGAACGATCGGCTGGCGCGCGTTCTATGGACTTGCCGCGGGGATCGACGCTCTGCTTGCCGTCGTGATTCGCGTGCAGTTGCCGGCGCGCGTCCCGTCAGTTTCGACACGCTATTCGACGTTACTGCGCTCCCTCTGGACGCTGCTGCGCGACGAACGCGTGCTGCAACGCAGTGCCGCCTCGGCCGCGCTGGTGATGGGCGCGTTCAGCGCATTCTGGACCGCTATCGGGCTGCGGCTTGTACAGCCGCCGTTCAGTTTCGGAATGAACGGCATTGCGCTGTTCGCGCTGACCGGCGCAGCGGGCGCGATCGTCACGCCGCTCGCGGGACGCGCGGGCGATCGCGGCTCGGGCCGGCGAACATTGTTTGTCGGGCACGTGACGATGCTCCTTGCGCTCGTCGTAATCGGTGTCGCGGGCGCCGGATGGGGCGGGTTTTCAGCGAGCGCGCATCCGCGGCTGGCTATCGCGATGCTGGCGGCCGGAGTCGCTGCGCTCGACGCCGGCGTCGTCACCGATCAGACGCTGGGCCGCCGCGCGATCAACCTGATCAATCCGGCAGCGCGCGGCAGACTGAACGGGTTATTCGTCGGCGTGTTTTTTGTAGGCGGAGCACTCGGCGCGGTGTTGTCAGGCGCGATGTGGGCGTGGGCGGACTGGAGCGGTGTATGCGCGGTGGGCTTCGTTTTCACAGGCCTTGCATTCGTGGTCGGGTTAGGCGGCGCAGCTTAGAAGACGTGGACGGCGTCACCTCTAGCGTACGGCTTCGAAGTCGGCTTCGGCGGCCTTAAGCTCACGCTCCGCTTCGCGCCATGCGGCGTGCGCGGCGCGGAATTCCGCCAGTGCCTCCGGGTTGCCGCGCCGCATCACCACTACATCCGCGCGGTATTTCCACAGTAGGGCAGCGCGAGCGGCTTTTTCGGCCAAGGCAAGGCGTGCCTCGATAGGTGCGAACATGATTAACCCCTTACAGGTCGTCGTAAAACCTGGCGTGTTCCTCGCCGTCGATTACGCCCGCTTCGAGCACTCGCCTCATTGCATCGTCAAGCGGCGCGCATTTGCGTCCCTCGGCTCCGGTCGTAAGGGCTGCGAAAAGTCGGCTTTCGTCGTGTGCATGTCAAGTTCCTTTGGCGTGCCCGATAAGCGCGTGGCGAGCCCACGCCTGACGGATGTTCATCGCAACGATCACAAGCACGGGAAAGAGTGTCACGATGTAGATGGCGGCTTTCATGTCGTTCCCCTTACTGGCGCGGCCTAAGCCACTTCTAGTGCGTGTCGCGCACTTTCCGCACGTTGAACAAGCCATACAAGCCCATTGCGGCCTCCACGTCCTCCTTCGTCATATCCGCGTAGGGATGGGCGGGCCGATAGGCTCCGGCAGGTTCTGCGGGTTTCTCCAGCTCGTAATACGGCGCGTGCTCGTACCGCTCGTGTTCGGGTTTCATGGCCTGCTCCTTCTTTCTTTCGTTTGCCCTTCATTCGTTGGACCGTGGCCGACTCCGTCAACTCCCGGCGAGTTGAGTTAATTGGTGCGGTTGGTTGTCGCGGTCACGCAAAAGAAAACCGCTCGTGGGCGGTCTTGTTGGTTGATACAGCCAGAAACGGCTTCTACAGGCGGGCCGCGATATCGGTTGTCGTTTCCCGGAAGTATCGGGCGATCAGTATTTCAACGCTCGTATATCCTGATCTCTTGCATTGCACTTGTACGGGAACCCGCTATAACGGCGCGCATCACTTTGCGGACGCACGTTGATCCGTCGCTCCGGTACGCATCCGCGCGCCTCGGCTGCACCTGCGGCAAGGCGATCAGGGCGATTGCTGCCTGATCACCAAGAAATGTTGGACGCCAAACATGCGCCGTAAGGAAAGACAGTCCACAACCCTTCAACCGCCTATAAATAACGTGGCTTGAAAGAGGTTGGCGTCTGCAAGATCAGCACGATGGAGACTTTGTCTGTCCTCGCCAGGAGAACACGACCAATACGAGAACGCCTCGTCTGTTGGATATGCCTTCAACGACAAGCGCTTCGTCGGCCATGTCTTCCATTTACGTGACACTTTGAGTGTTTCTACTTTGTAGCGGTGTTCCAAGCAATGGAGCCGGTGTCGATTCGACATCTCCGCCCAGCGCGCTTTGTCAGCTAGAAAGCTGAAGCGGACCGTTCGACTAAACGAAAACATGGAGTTCTCATGACTAAGCTAAGTAATAAGGTTGCCCTTGTGACGGGCGGGTCAAGGGGCATCGGCGCTGCCATTGCCAAGAGATTGGCCGCAGACGGCGCGCGCGTGGCGATTACTTTCTCCAAGGGCAGCGATGCGGCTGACAACGTAGTCAAAGCCATACAAAGCGCGGGCGGACAAGCGATTGCGATCCAGGCAGATGCAGCGAAGCCGGAAGCAATCAACCATGCGGTGCAGCAGACGATTGCCGCATTCGATGGCCTGGACATTCTGGTCAATAATGCAGGGACGGCGATTCCAAAACCCTTCGAAGAGACGACTCTGGAGGAATTGGATCACGTCATCAACCTTAATATTCGGGGCGTGTTTCTGACAACGCAAGCAGCCCTCAAGCATCTGAAGGCCGGCGGCCGCATCATCAATATTGGCTCGTGCGTGGGAGAGCGAATGGTGACTCCGGGCCTGGTCCCCTATTCCGCGACGAAGGCGGCCATACGGATGTTCACGCAGGGCCTATCACGAGAAGTTGGCGAACGAGGTATCACGGTCAACAATATTCAACCTGGCCCAATCGACACGGATCTCAACCCTGCGGCGGGTGATTGGGCAACCCCTCAATTGGCGATGACCGCGCTCAAGAGATACGGGCAGGTCGATGAAATTGCGTCAATTGTTGCTTTTATTGCTAGCGACGAAGCAGCGTACATCACCGGAGCGAATCTTACGATCGACGGCGGCACGAATGCCTAGCGTTAGGATTGACTCTCGGCGATGAGGCGGAAAAATGGGACTTTCGTTGTCAACGGGCACGGAAAGTGGCCTTCGACCGCCATGGTCCCACCACGCACACGGCCGAGGCGACAACAGCCCGAGGTGTTGGAAACTGCGTGTTCCAGGTGGACGTCTTTGGGTTCCGTTGAGCTTACGGCCGGCCGAATCGGCTGGCAGCAAGCTGCCTGTGCAACAAGTATCAACGAAAGCGGAACGGACTATCTATATCGGGTCGGTAAGCGCCTTTTCCCGAAAATCTTCGATGAACCCAAACTATTGCACCAACTGCTGAATCCGCACCGAACGGCTGCCCGTGAAAAGCCGGCGTCGATGACCGGCGCGCTCAGTTAGCCGCCGTTGAGCCGCTTACCGCGAAATCTTCATTTGCGCACGTCGATTTCTCCGACGATCATTCGTCGTAGTCACAGGAGGCGCCTTTGCCTCCAAACAATAACGTCTACAAAGGAGAAACCCGAATGCGTGTAATGGTCATCATCAAGGCAACCCCCGAATCCGAGGCTGGGCAAATGCCAGGCATGGAACTCATCGCGGCGATGGGCAAATATAACGAAGAACTCGTGAAGGCTGGGATCATGCAAGGCGGCGACGGGCTGAAGCCGAGTTCGGCAGGCGTACGCGTGAGGTTTTCAGGGAAGAACCGTACCGTCGTCGACGGCCCGTTTGCCGAGGTCAAGGAATTGATCGCCGGGTATTGGCTCTGGCAAGTTCAATCGATGGACGAAGCGATTGAATGGGTCAAGCGTTGCCCGAATCCGATGGTGAGTGATTCAGAGATCGAGATTCGGCCTTTCTTTGAGCCTGCGGACTTTGGTGAGGCCTTTACTCCTGAGCTTCAAGAGGAGGAAAAGCGGCTACGACAGCAGATTGACGGGCAGACGCGCTGACTTTTCATCGCCGTCAGTCTGCCGAGGGCGCGGTTGGTGTGAGATGCCGGGCCGGTGCGTTCGGCCTGGTGCAGATCGGTGCAAAAGAGGAGGGCGGCTCACCATGAGCCGCCCTCTTTTTGTGCGTTGCCGTGCCGGCCGGTCGATTCGCTAATCGCCTATTTGCCCGCCATCAATTCATCGCGCACCTGCGCGCCGATCTCGAACGAGCGCAGCCGCGCTTCGTGATCGTAAATCTGCGCGGTCAGCATCAACTCGTTCGCGCCAGTCTGCTCGATGATCGATTGCAGACCTTCGCGGATCGCGTCGCGATCGCCGAGCACCGTGCAGGCGAGCGCGCGTGCGACGTTATTCAGCTCCATCTCCGATGCGTCGAGCCGCTCGACCGGCGGCTGCAATTGCCCCGGCGTGCCGCGCCGCAGATTGATGAACTGCTGCTGCAGCGAGGTGAAAAGACGTGCGGCTTCGTCGTTCGTGTCGGCGGCGAACAGATTGACGCCGACCATCGCATAGGGTTTCGCTAGCGTCGCGGACGGCCGGAACTGCGAGCGATACACCTGCAGCGCGCTCATCATGTAATCGGGCGCGAAGTGCGACGCGAACGCGAACGGCAGCCCGAGCGCCGCGGCCAGTTGCGCGCTGTAAAGCGACGAGCCGAGCAGCCACAGCGGCACCTGCAGGCCCGCGCCCGGCACCGCGCGAATACGCTGGCCCGCGACCGGTTCCGCGAAATAACGTTGCAGCTCGACGACGTCGTCGGGGAAGGTTTCGGCGCTCGCCTGCAGATCGCGGCGCAGCGCGCGGGCGGTGGTCTGATCGGTACCGGGCGCGCGGCCGAGGCCGAGATCGATCCGCCCCGGATACAGCGACGCGAGCGTGCCGAACTGTTCGGCGATCACGAGCGGCGCATGGTTCGGCAGCATGATGCCGCCGGAGCCGACGCGAATCGTCTTCGTGCCGCCTGCCACGTAGCCGATCACGACGGAGGTCGCCGCGCTCGCGATGCCAGTCATATTGTGATGCTCGGCGAGCCAGTAGCGCTTGTAGTTCAACCTTTCCGCGTGCTGCGCGAGTGACAGTGTGTTCCTGAACGCGTCCGCTGGCGTGGCGCCCGCGGTGACCGGTGAAAGATCGAGAACCGAGAAGGGGATCATTGTGTGTTGATTGCAGTGGGCGGCGCTTTCGCGCGATGGGGCATTGTGGCAAAGCGGCGGCTTTTCTGCTGGCGGCGCGGCGATGTCCATATCGGCCGAAGGGTCTGTGGGGAGCGCGAGGCGATGATTCGTGGCGCGGAAATTGCACTTGCTGGCGTGTTCGCGCGGCGGTGTTTCGCATTCGCCTTGCGCGGGTATAAGCAATCCAGCGAGTGACCGTGCGCCGATCCGCATTCGAGAGTACGGTTGAATTATCGACACGGTGACGCGAGCCGTTACCGGAAATCTGGAATGAAAGCGAAGGAGTTCCCGATCCCATGAATGTCGTCAAAGAGTTTCATACCCGATCATTCCAAGACGTGTGCCACGCATTGCTCGCCCGCGAGGAGATCGCACTCCTCGACGTGCGTGAGGAAGATCCGCACGCGCGCAGTCATCCGTTGTTCGCCGCCAATCTGCCACTGTCGCGGCTCGAGCTCGACGCGCCAGCGCGGCTGCCGCGGCGGGCGGTGCCGATCGTCGTGTTCGATGCCGGCGAGGGCCTCGCGAGGCGCGCGGCCGAGCGCCTGACCGCGCTCGGCTACACCCATGTCGCGTTGCTCGAAGGCGGCCTGCAAGGCTGGCGCGAAGCGGGCGGCGAGCTGTTCAGGGACGTCAACGTGCCGAGCAAGGCATTCGGCGAACTGGTCGACAGCGTGCGTCATACGCCATCGCTGTCCGCGCAGCAGGTGCAGGCGCTGCTCGATCGCGACGCCGATGTCGTGGTGCTCGACGCGCGCCGCTTCGACGAGTTTCAGACCATGAACATCCCCGGCAGTATCAGCGTGCCGGGCGCGGAACTGGTGCTGCGCGCGCGGCAGCTCGCGCCGGATCCGGCTACGCGCATCATCGTCAATTGTGCGGGACGCACGCGCAGCATCATCGGCGCGCAGTCGCTGATCAACGCGGGTGTGCCGAATCCGGTCGCCGCGCTGCGCAACGGCACGATGGGCTGGACGCTCGCCGGTCAGCCGCTCGCGCATGGCGGCGCGCGGCGCGTCGAAGGCGCGGTCGACGACGTCTCCCGACTCGCCGCCGCCGAGGGCGCGCGCACGGTCGCCGATCGTGCGCGTGTGCGCCGCACCTCGCGCGACGAAGCGCGTCGCTGGGCCGACGAAGCGGTGCGCACTGTGTATCGCTTCGACGTGCGCATGCCTGAGGAGTACGAGGCGGGCCACGTGCCTGGTTTTCGCAGTGCGCCGGGTGGCCAGCTCGTGCAGGAGACCGACCTGTTCGTGCCGGTGCGCGGCGCGCGCGTGATCCTCGCGGACAACGACGGCGTGCGCGCGAACATGACCGCCTCGTGGCTCGCGCAGATGAACGTCGAGGTGTACGTGGTCGATGGCCTCACGGCGGCCGATTTCGCCGAGAAGGGCATGACGCCGCCCGTGCGTAATGCGGTCACGCCACCCGACGTCGACGAGATCGAGCCGGCCGGGCTCGCCGCGCTGCTGCAGTCGCCGGGTACCGTGGTGCTCGACTTCACGAGCAGCACGAACTACCTGAAGCGGCACATTCCGGGCGCCTGGTTCGTGATTCGCAGCCAGCTCGCTGACGCGCTGCGCACACTACCTGACGCGAAGCGCTATGTGCTCACGTGCGACACCAGCGTGCTCGCGCGCTTCGTCGCGCCGGAGCTCGCCGCGGCGACCGGGCGGCCGGTGCAGGTGTTGCGCGGCGGCACGATTGCGTGGATCGACGCGGGCTTGCCGATGGAGTCGGGCGGCACGCGAATGGCGTCGCCGCGCATCGACCGTTATCAACGGCCGTATGAAGGTACCGACAACGCACGCGAAGAAATGAGCGCGTATCTGGAGTGGGAGCATGGGCTCGTCGCGCAACTCGCGCGCGACGGCACGCACGGCTTTCGGGTGATATGACGGGCCGGATGGCCGGCGGCCGCGAGAATCCTCTGCCGATTCGGTGTAAACGCGCTCTCGTCGAAAGCCTCCAATACGTTTAGATTAATGACATCAGGAAGGCTTATCGAGGGACCAGGGCGGCCAATAAACGGCAGCGGTTTGTCATTCGGCGATGGCGCAAGGTGAGCAGCCAAGGTTGCTCATCGCTTCGTCTGGAGCGGACCGCTGCGCGTCGTCCGCGGTGCTTCGCGCAAGGCGGCCAGTGGGCCGCCGTCACTTCCGGTTGATCGCAATCGACCGAGCTGGCGACGCTGTGTACAGCGTCGCCTTTTTGCTTCTGGCGTGCCCATTCCCAGTCGACTTTTTCGCGCTGCGCGCGACACCTTGCGTGCGCAGCCGCACTCGCATTGCCTGCGTCGCTCGCGGTTTTTTCCGCGCACGGTTATGCTTGTAGCAAACACTACAGACCGGCAATGCACTGGGGCGGCAGATCCCGCGCGCATCCGGACAGGAACCGACGTGAACCTCAAACCGCTGGGTGTCATGCTGCTGATAGCGTGCTTCGCGCTGACCGGCTGCGACCAACAGCAGAGCGATCAGGCCGTGCAAAAACTCAAGGACTTTTTCAACGCGATCAAACCGGACGCGTTGCTGCTCAAGGACATGACGCCGGGCGTCACGACCGAAGCGCAAATCCTCTCGCAGATGGGTAAGCCCGAAACTGCGCGCACCTTCACCGACGGCTCGAAACGCTTCGAATATCCGCGCGGCCCGCAAGGCCTGAACACGTACATGGTCGACATCGATCGCGACGGCAAGCTGCAGGCGATCACGCAGGTGCTGACCGCGGCCAACTTCGCGAAGATCCGCCTCGGCATGACCGAGGACGAAGTGCGGCGCCTGCTTGGCAAGCCCGGACAGATCGCGGTGTTTCCGCTGAAGCCGGAGACCGTGTGGAGCTGGAAGTGGCGAGAAGGCGGCGTGACTGAAGAGGGCATCTTCAACGTTCACTTCGACCGGGACCAGAGGGTGTACACCACGTCGCGCTCGGACGTGATACGGGGGCGATAGCCGGAGGGAAATCCCGGCCACAATGAGGACCGACAAAGCGGGGGAAGCATGATACGTCGACGTCGATACAGCCGGATCGGGCTGGTGTTGGGAGGCGGCGCCGCGCGCGGTTGGGCGCATATCGGTGCGATTCGCGCGCTGCAGGACGCGGGCATCAAGCCCGACGTGGTGTGCGGCACGTCGATCGGCGCGCTGGTCGGCGCGGTCTATGCGAACGGCGATCTCGACTGGCTGGAGGAGTGGGTGTCGCAGCTCACGTGGCAGACCGTGGTGCGGCTGCTCGATCTGCGCATCTCGGGCGGACTGCTTGGCGGGCGCAAGGTGATCCAGCTGTTCGCCGACAAATTCGATGGCCGCTCCATCGCGCAACTGGACATACCATTCGCCGCGGTCGCAACCGAGCTCGACACGGGCCGCGAAATCTGGCTGCAGGACGGCAGCACGATCGACTCGGTGCGCGCGTCGATTGCCATTCCCGGGATCTTCACGCCGGTGTGGCACAACGGCGTGTGGCTAGTCGACGGCGGACTCAGCAACCCGGTGCCGGTGTCGGTCGCGCGCGGCATGCGCGCGGACTGCGTGATCGCGATCGATCTGAACAACGACATCCTGAACGGCCGCGACTTCGGCGGCGCGGTCGTCGAAACGCCCGCGCTCGATCCCACCGCGCCGCCGCCCGTCGCGCTGCGCCGCAACGGCAAGCCGTGGCCGCGCTGGCTCGCGCCAGCCGAAGCGAGCGTCACCGACGACGTGCGCGTGCCGCCGAAGCCGAGCGCGCAGGTGCCGTCGATGTTGAGCTCGATCGCGCAAAGCATCGACATCATGCAGGTGCGCATCACGCGCAGCCGGCTCGCCGGCGAGCCGGCCGATATCCTGATCCAGCCGCGTCTCGGCGGCATGGGCATCTTCGATTTTCACCGCGCGGCGCCGGCCATCGAGGAAGGGCGCGCGGCGGTCGAGCATATGCTGCCGGCGATTCGCGCGCGGCTCGCGCTTGAGTGAGCGTGAGCGCGAGCACGCGCTGTCGGGTCGCCGCAGCCTATCGAAAAAGCGACCCGAAACTTGTGAAATCGCGGCACGGCCGAGCGCGCCCGGCACACCTGACAAAACGATAACCCTAGTGAAACCAAGCGCTACGAGCGCTCCAACGAGCTTCGGCGCGTCATGGTGCGCTGCAGCAAGCAAGCCGCCCGGCATTTGAGAAATTGATTTTCGCTTGCGAGACTCCGCGCCATGCCGGAGTAGCGCGCAGCCCACGAAGCCGCCGCCATCCGCGCGATTTCAATAATCCTGGATGGAGACACGCGTGTTCCTATACGGCTTTGGTCCGGTGCTGCTCGCCGGCACGATCCAGACGATCGAGCTGTCCGTTCTGTCGCTGGCGGCCGCTGTGTTGCTCGGCCTCGTGGGCGCGGCGGCGAAACTCTCGTTCAACCGGCCCTTGCGGGCCATTGCGACCGGCTACACGACGCTGATCCGCTCGGTGCCCGATCTGGTGCTGATGCTGTTGCTGTTCTACAGCATCCAGATGGCGGTCAACGATGTTACCGACGCGCTCGATTTACCGCAGTTCGACATCGATCCGTTCGTGGCCGGCGTGCTGACGCTCGGCTTCATCTACGGCGCGTACTTCACCGAAACTTTCCGTGGCGCGTTTCTCGCGGTGCCGCGCGGCCAGCTCGAAGCGGGCAGCGCATACGGCATGAGCGGCGTGCGCGTGTTCACGCGCATCCTGTTCCCGCAGATGATGCGTTTCGCGCTGCCCGGCATCGGCAACAACTGGCAGGTGCTCGTGAAGGCCACCGCGCTCGTCTCGATCATCGGTCTCGCCGACGTCGTGAAGGCAGCGCAGGACGCGGGCAAGAGCACCTACAACATGTTCTTCTTCATCCTCGTCGCCGCGCTGATCTATCTGGCGATCACCACCGTATCGAACGTCGCGCTGATCTGGCTGAACCGCCGCTATTCGATCGGCGTGCGACACGCGGAGCTCTGAGCGTCATGATCGATATCCTCAATCAATTCTGGCAGGCGTACCTGTTCTGGGACGGGCAGCGCCTGTCGGGTCTCGCGGTCACGCTGTGGCTGCTGGTCGCGTCGATTGCGATCGGCTTCGTGTGCGCGGTGCCGCTCGCGGTCGCGCGCGTGTCGAACAAGCGCTGGCTCTCCACGCCAGTGCGTTTGTACACCTATGTATTTCGCGGCACGCCGCTCTACGTGCAACTGCTGTTGATCTACACCGGCGTGTACAGTCTCGCGTTCGTGCGCTCGCACAGCCTGCTTGACGCATTTTTTCGCAGCGGTTTTCACTGCGCGATCCTCGCATTCGCGCTGAACACCTGCGCGTACACGACCGAGATTTTCGCGGGCGCGATCCGCTCGACCTCGCACGGCGAAGTCGAGGCGGCGCGCGCTTACGGCATGAGCTGGTTCACGATGTACCGGCGCATTGTGATACCGTCCGCGCTGCGCCGCGCGCTGCCGTTGTACAGTAACGAAGTGATCCTGATGCTGCACGCGACGACGGTCGCGTTCACGGCCACTGTGCCCGATATCCTGAAGGTCGCGCGCGACGCGAACTCGGCGACCTACCAGTCGTTCAACGCGTTCGGGCTCGCGGCGCTGCTTTATCTCGTGGTGTCGTTCGCGCTGGTCGCGCTGTTCAGGCGTGCCGAGCGCCGCTGGCTCGCCCATCTCGCGGTGCGCACGCATTGAGCGCGCGTTGAAAATATCGTATCGGGCGCCGTGCGCTTCGGCACGGCGGCGTCCGCACCAGACTGATCCGCATTTTTCACTGGGAGAGCATCTTGCTCCATACCACTCAAACCGAAGCCTGCAAGCTCGCCGTACAGGACATCCACAAGCGCTACGGCGACAACGAAGTGCTCAAGGGCGTGTCGCTCAACGCGAACAAGGGCGACGTGATCAGCATCATCGGCGCGAGCGGCTCGGGCAAGAGCACCTTCTTGCGTTGCATCAATTTTCTCGAGCGGCCGAACGCCGGACAGATCATCGTCGATGGTGAAGCGGTCAAGACGAAAACCGATCGCGCCGGCAATCTCGAAGTCGCCGATCACAAGCAACTGCAGCGCATCCGCACGAAGCTCGCGATGGTGTTCCAGCACTTCAATCTATGGGCGCATATGAACGTGCTGGAGAACGTGATCGAAGCGCCGATTCATGTGCTCGGTCTGAAGCGCAAGGAAGCCGAGGACCGCGCGCGCGAGTATCTGGAGAAGGTCGGTCTCGCGCCGCGTCTCGAGAAGCAGTATCCGTCGCATCTGTCGGGTGGCCAGCAGCAGCGCGTCGCGATTGCGCGCGCACTCGCGATGGACCCGGACGTGATGCTGTTCGACGAACCGACGTCCGCGCTCGACCCGGAACTCGTCGGCGAAGTGCTGAAAGTGATGCAGAAGCTTGCCGAGGAAGGCCGCACAATGATCGTCGTCACGCACGAAATGGGTTTCGCGCGCAACGTGTCGAACCATGTGATGTTCCTGCATCAGGGCCGCACCGAGGAAGAGGGCAATCCCGCCGAGGTGCTCAGCGCGCCGCGCAGCGAGCGCCTGAAGCAGTTCCTGTCCGGCAGCCTGAAGTAACGCGCGGCCCGCTCGCTCGTTAGCTCTTCCTTCACATCCTCCGCAACCGATGGCCCGCACGTCCAGCCCGGCTCGCACGACGCAGGTCGCGATCGTCGCCTTGCCGCCCGTGTCGATGTCGGGCGTCGGGCCGATCGTCGACGCGCTCAATCTCGCCAATGAAATCGACGGCCGGGCGCTGTATCGCGTGCAGGTGTGTTCGTGGGACGGCCGCGCGGTGCCTCTGTCGGGCGGCGCGCAATGGCCGGCCGATGCCGCGTTCGGCGACGCGATCGCGTGCGACTGGCTGATCATCGTCAGCGAGCGGTTCCAGCAGTTCGCCGACTACCGGCTGTTTCTCGCGAGCCTCGCGCGGGTCGGCCAGCGCACGCCGCTCGTCACGGGCATTCATCACGGCGTGTGGTGGCTCGCGATGGCGGGGCAGCTGTCCGGCTATCGCGTGAGCGTGAACTGGGAAACGTATCAGCAGTTCTCCGAACAATTCGAACGCTCGATCGTCACGCAGCAGATCTTCGAAATCGATCGCGATCGCGCGACCTGCGCGGGCGGTCAGGCGACCGTCGATTTCATGCTCGC from Paraburkholderia sp. HP33-1 includes the following:
- a CDS encoding MFS transporter is translated as MNPSAQTRANTTAAVCAECPDAPTLTPLLTAFFAIAVGLIVMNLFAAQPLTGAISRSLHLAPQFAGLTAMLPQFGYAAGLVLLVPLCDLLENRRLIVSMLVCCAVVLAIAMFTGSRGVFLAALFAAGAASSVIQMLVPMAASMAPDSHRGRAVGNVMSGVMLGIVLSRPAASLIAGTIGWRAFYGLAAGIDALLAVVIRVQLPARVPSVSTRYSTLLRSLWTLLRDERVLQRSAASAALVMGAFSAFWTAIGLRLVQPPFSFGMNGIALFALTGAAGAIVTPLAGRAGDRGSGRRTLFVGHVTMLLALVVIGVAGAGWGGFSASAHPRLAIAMLAAGVAALDAGVVTDQTLGRRAINLINPAARGRLNGLFVGVFFVGGALGAVLSGAMWAWADWSGVCAVGFVFTGLAFVVGLGGAA
- a CDS encoding SDR family NAD(P)-dependent oxidoreductase, which encodes MTKLSNKVALVTGGSRGIGAAIAKRLAADGARVAITFSKGSDAADNVVKAIQSAGGQAIAIQADAAKPEAINHAVQQTIAAFDGLDILVNNAGTAIPKPFEETTLEELDHVINLNIRGVFLTTQAALKHLKAGGRIINIGSCVGERMVTPGLVPYSATKAAIRMFTQGLSREVGERGITVNNIQPGPIDTDLNPAAGDWATPQLAMTALKRYGQVDEIASIVAFIASDEAAYITGANLTIDGGTNA
- a CDS encoding YciI family protein, yielding MRVMVIIKATPESEAGQMPGMELIAAMGKYNEELVKAGIMQGGDGLKPSSAGVRVRFSGKNRTVVDGPFAEVKELIAGYWLWQVQSMDEAIEWVKRCPNPMVSDSEIEIRPFFEPADFGEAFTPELQEEEKRLRQQIDGQTR
- a CDS encoding LLM class flavin-dependent oxidoreductase, whose translation is MIPFSVLDLSPVTAGATPADAFRNTLSLAQHAERLNYKRYWLAEHHNMTGIASAATSVVIGYVAGGTKTIRVGSGGIMLPNHAPLVIAEQFGTLASLYPGRIDLGLGRAPGTDQTTARALRRDLQASAETFPDDVVELQRYFAEPVAGQRIRAVPGAGLQVPLWLLGSSLYSAQLAAALGLPFAFASHFAPDYMMSALQVYRSQFRPSATLAKPYAMVGVNLFAADTNDEAARLFTSLQQQFINLRRGTPGQLQPPVERLDASEMELNNVARALACTVLGDRDAIREGLQSIIEQTGANELMLTAQIYDHEARLRSFEIGAQVRDELMAGK
- a CDS encoding rhodanese-related sulfurtransferase, translating into MNVVKEFHTRSFQDVCHALLAREEIALLDVREEDPHARSHPLFAANLPLSRLELDAPARLPRRAVPIVVFDAGEGLARRAAERLTALGYTHVALLEGGLQGWREAGGELFRDVNVPSKAFGELVDSVRHTPSLSAQQVQALLDRDADVVVLDARRFDEFQTMNIPGSISVPGAELVLRARQLAPDPATRIIVNCAGRTRSIIGAQSLINAGVPNPVAALRNGTMGWTLAGQPLAHGGARRVEGAVDDVSRLAAAEGARTVADRARVRRTSRDEARRWADEAVRTVYRFDVRMPEEYEAGHVPGFRSAPGGQLVQETDLFVPVRGARVILADNDGVRANMTASWLAQMNVEVYVVDGLTAADFAEKGMTPPVRNAVTPPDVDEIEPAGLAALLQSPGTVVLDFTSSTNYLKRHIPGAWFVIRSQLADALRTLPDAKRYVLTCDTSVLARFVAPELAAATGRPVQVLRGGTIAWIDAGLPMESGGTRMASPRIDRYQRPYEGTDNAREEMSAYLEWEHGLVAQLARDGTHGFRVI
- the bamE gene encoding outer membrane protein assembly factor BamE domain-containing protein, which translates into the protein MNLKPLGVMLLIACFALTGCDQQQSDQAVQKLKDFFNAIKPDALLLKDMTPGVTTEAQILSQMGKPETARTFTDGSKRFEYPRGPQGLNTYMVDIDRDGKLQAITQVLTAANFAKIRLGMTEDEVRRLLGKPGQIAVFPLKPETVWSWKWREGGVTEEGIFNVHFDRDQRVYTTSRSDVIRGR
- a CDS encoding patatin-like phospholipase family protein, yielding MIRRRRYSRIGLVLGGGAARGWAHIGAIRALQDAGIKPDVVCGTSIGALVGAVYANGDLDWLEEWVSQLTWQTVVRLLDLRISGGLLGGRKVIQLFADKFDGRSIAQLDIPFAAVATELDTGREIWLQDGSTIDSVRASIAIPGIFTPVWHNGVWLVDGGLSNPVPVSVARGMRADCVIAIDLNNDILNGRDFGGAVVETPALDPTAPPPVALRRNGKPWPRWLAPAEASVTDDVRVPPKPSAQVPSMLSSIAQSIDIMQVRITRSRLAGEPADILIQPRLGGMGIFDFHRAAPAIEEGRAAVEHMLPAIRARLALE
- a CDS encoding ABC transporter permease, translated to MFLYGFGPVLLAGTIQTIELSVLSLAAAVLLGLVGAAAKLSFNRPLRAIATGYTTLIRSVPDLVLMLLLFYSIQMAVNDVTDALDLPQFDIDPFVAGVLTLGFIYGAYFTETFRGAFLAVPRGQLEAGSAYGMSGVRVFTRILFPQMMRFALPGIGNNWQVLVKATALVSIIGLADVVKAAQDAGKSTYNMFFFILVAALIYLAITTVSNVALIWLNRRYSIGVRHAEL